From the Acidicapsa ligni genome, one window contains:
- a CDS encoding TonB-dependent receptor, with product MSVNSRILSKSLKLLSVLFFFTASFVSALVGGSIAGTVKDPSGNVVANATVAVRETSTGIAYQARTDAKGSYTLPVLPVGRYQLEVQSPGFSSYQRKAIVLDTNAALRLDVTLAVGSVDQTVSVTDNTLHVETTSSQLGQVITGRQMTAVPLNGRSFTDLLSLQAGVAPGTSITNTTVQDVGATVLNPSGTLNPGTVSVNGQREFANYFSVNGSDTEEDVNAGTSIIPNLDAIAEFRIITSNFDAEVGEFSGGQVSVITKSGSNRLHGSAFDFLRNTDLDARNYFSPTRGAFRQNQFGGTFGGPIHRDKIFYFVDYQGTRQTQGIDTGNISVPSLADRTGNLSDEAASFTTTALSGTQQISTPTTVSGPYLASQVLSPKLGYAVTQGEPYYFVAGQQMASNPGQTYSSNCTSSADCVFPNAIIPQNAWSLPAQRMLQYIPAPNTGNGFATSSFNQTVRDDKGAIRIDANTRAGLLSAYYFIDDFTLDNPYPVAQSGASVPGFDALTSGRAQLISLADTKSFSPTSVNELHVSYTRNFTNLGQPVGGKGVSLISQGFVNADGTGSIVPLNPAGEGVENLNFNGYSTGAAANQLIQANNTYQVTDAYTRVLGSHTLKFGGEFHADQINANPIAQFNGSFVFTGQETGVDFADFLIGVPSQYNQSQLNPFYARNKYVGFFAQDSWRALPNLTLNYGLRWDRIAPWSEKYNQISTFVAGAQSVVFPGAPAGILYPGDPGIPNTLAPIGNRSFAPRVGLAWSPQADAGSHLARLLGGPGATSVRASFGTFYTAIDALSIGVLAANAPYGTTYTSPEEPLFATPFIGAQDGANNGQPFPYTFAPLNSSRNHPDTSFDWSNFLPIEGIPGYDIHNKTPYTEEWMLSIERQAGPNTVFTATYVGNSSHRQRVLIEPNVGNPALCLSLSQASQVMPGTTTCGPGGEDTTYFPIAGGQVNGTRGPLGPAFGSNADQATIGHANYNALELSARHTSGRLEVSAAYTYGKTLDQSSNIGEEVNPINPALSYAISSFDVKHNLVVSYEYQLPFDQYFAANRLTKGWTVSGITHVASGFPITMINNGDNSLLGTNPNGINNASIDEPDYNGGSLHLNHNPRINGNNYFSTSAFSENEVGTPGTSKRRFFYGPGSQNYDMAVAKRLPLTESKSILFRVEAFNVFNHTQFNGPSSVDGDIGSSTFGQAISSAPPRILQGALKLNF from the coding sequence ATGTCAGTGAACAGCAGAATCCTCTCTAAAAGCCTGAAACTCTTATCCGTCCTCTTCTTTTTCACCGCATCTTTCGTCTCGGCTCTCGTCGGCGGCAGCATCGCAGGCACGGTAAAAGATCCCTCCGGTAACGTAGTCGCCAACGCCACCGTCGCAGTCCGCGAAACCTCCACCGGCATCGCCTACCAGGCTCGCACCGACGCCAAAGGCTCTTACACTCTGCCCGTCCTGCCCGTCGGCCGCTATCAGCTCGAAGTCCAATCCCCCGGCTTCAGCAGCTACCAGCGCAAAGCCATCGTTCTGGATACCAATGCCGCCCTCCGCCTCGACGTAACCCTCGCCGTTGGTAGCGTAGACCAGACCGTGAGCGTCACAGACAACACCCTCCACGTCGAGACCACGAGTTCCCAACTCGGCCAGGTCATCACCGGCCGCCAGATGACCGCCGTTCCCCTCAACGGACGCAGCTTCACCGATCTCCTGTCCCTGCAGGCAGGCGTCGCCCCCGGCACATCCATCACCAACACCACCGTTCAGGACGTCGGAGCCACCGTCCTCAATCCCTCCGGAACCCTCAACCCCGGCACCGTCTCCGTCAACGGCCAGCGCGAATTTGCCAACTACTTCTCCGTCAACGGCAGCGATACCGAAGAAGACGTAAACGCCGGAACCTCCATCATTCCCAATCTCGACGCCATCGCCGAGTTCCGCATCATCACCAGCAACTTCGACGCCGAGGTCGGTGAGTTCAGCGGCGGCCAAGTCAGCGTCATCACCAAATCCGGCAGCAACCGCCTCCACGGCAGCGCCTTCGACTTCCTCCGCAACACCGATCTCGACGCCCGCAACTACTTCTCGCCCACCCGCGGAGCCTTCCGCCAGAACCAGTTCGGCGGCACCTTCGGCGGCCCCATCCATCGCGATAAAATCTTCTACTTCGTCGACTATCAGGGCACCCGCCAAACCCAGGGCATCGACACCGGCAACATCAGCGTTCCCTCCCTCGCCGACCGTACCGGCAATCTCTCCGATGAAGCGGCCTCTTTTACCACCACGGCACTCTCCGGCACGCAGCAGATCAGTACCCCCACCACCGTCAGCGGACCTTACCTCGCATCGCAGGTACTTTCTCCGAAATTGGGTTACGCCGTCACGCAAGGAGAACCGTATTACTTCGTCGCAGGCCAGCAGATGGCCAGCAACCCAGGGCAGACTTACTCCTCAAACTGCACATCCTCTGCCGATTGCGTCTTCCCAAATGCCATCATTCCGCAGAACGCATGGTCTCTTCCCGCCCAGCGCATGCTGCAATACATCCCCGCGCCCAACACCGGCAATGGTTTCGCAACATCGTCCTTCAACCAGACCGTGCGCGATGACAAGGGAGCCATCCGTATCGATGCAAACACCCGCGCCGGCCTGCTCTCTGCCTATTACTTCATTGACGACTTCACCCTCGACAATCCCTACCCCGTAGCCCAGAGCGGAGCCAGCGTCCCCGGCTTCGACGCTCTCACCTCCGGCCGCGCCCAACTGATCTCCCTCGCCGACACCAAGAGCTTCAGCCCGACCTCCGTCAATGAACTCCACGTCAGCTACACCCGCAACTTCACCAACCTCGGCCAGCCCGTAGGCGGAAAAGGCGTCAGCCTCATCTCCCAGGGATTCGTCAACGCAGACGGCACCGGCAGCATCGTCCCCCTCAACCCTGCAGGCGAAGGAGTCGAAAACCTCAACTTCAACGGCTACTCCACCGGAGCAGCAGCCAACCAGCTCATCCAGGCCAACAACACCTATCAGGTCACGGACGCCTACACCCGGGTTCTCGGCAGCCACACCCTCAAGTTCGGTGGAGAGTTTCACGCCGACCAGATCAACGCCAACCCCATCGCCCAGTTCAACGGCAGCTTCGTCTTCACCGGGCAGGAAACCGGCGTCGACTTTGCCGACTTCCTCATCGGTGTCCCCAGCCAGTACAACCAGAGCCAGCTCAATCCCTTCTACGCACGCAATAAATATGTAGGCTTCTTCGCACAGGATAGCTGGCGCGCACTCCCCAATCTCACCCTCAACTACGGCCTCCGCTGGGACCGCATCGCACCCTGGTCCGAAAAATACAACCAGATCTCCACCTTCGTCGCCGGTGCCCAATCCGTAGTCTTTCCCGGAGCACCCGCAGGCATCCTCTACCCCGGCGACCCCGGAATCCCCAACACCCTCGCGCCCATCGGCAATCGCAGCTTCGCCCCGCGCGTAGGCTTGGCCTGGTCTCCGCAAGCCGACGCAGGCAGCCATCTCGCCAGGCTCCTCGGCGGCCCTGGAGCCACCAGCGTCCGCGCCAGCTTCGGCACCTTTTACACCGCCATCGACGCGCTTTCTATCGGAGTCCTCGCAGCCAACGCCCCCTACGGCACCACCTATACCAGCCCCGAAGAACCGCTCTTCGCAACCCCCTTCATCGGTGCCCAGGACGGAGCTAACAACGGCCAGCCATTCCCCTACACCTTCGCCCCATTGAACTCCTCGCGCAACCACCCCGACACCAGCTTTGACTGGAGCAACTTCCTCCCCATCGAGGGCATCCCCGGCTACGACATCCACAACAAAACGCCCTACACCGAGGAGTGGATGCTCTCCATCGAGCGCCAGGCCGGTCCGAATACAGTCTTCACCGCAACCTACGTCGGCAACTCCAGCCATCGCCAGCGCGTTCTCATCGAACCCAACGTCGGCAACCCAGCCCTCTGCCTGAGCCTCAGCCAGGCCAGCCAAGTCATGCCCGGCACCACCACCTGCGGACCCGGCGGCGAAGACACCACCTATTTCCCCATCGCAGGCGGTCAGGTCAACGGAACCCGCGGCCCGCTCGGACCCGCCTTCGGCAGCAACGCCGACCAGGCCACCATCGGCCACGCCAACTACAACGCACTCGAACTCAGCGCCCGGCACACCAGTGGACGCCTCGAAGTCTCCGCCGCCTACACCTACGGCAAGACCCTCGACCAGTCCTCCAACATCGGCGAAGAAGTCAATCCCATCAACCCCGCTCTCAGCTACGCCATCTCGTCCTTCGACGTAAAACACAACCTGGTCGTCAGCTATGAATATCAGTTGCCCTTCGACCAGTACTTCGCCGCCAATCGCCTCACCAAAGGTTGGACAGTCTCCGGTATCACCCACGTCGCCAGCGGCTTCCCCATCACCATGATCAACAACGGTGACAACTCGCTGCTCGGCACCAACCCCAACGGCATCAACAACGCCAGCATCGACGAACCCGACTACAACGGCGGCTCACTCCACCTCAATCACAACCCCCGCATCAACGGAAACAACTACTTCAGCACCAGCGCCTTCAGCGAAAACGAAGTAGGCACACCCGGCACCTCCAAACGCCGCTTCTTCTACGGCCCCGGCTCGCAAAACTACGACATGGCCGTAGCCAAAAGACTCCCCCTCACCGAATCCAAATCTATCCTCTTCCGCGTAGAAGCCTTCAACGTCTTCAACCACACCCAGTTCAACGGCCCCAGCTCAGTAGACGGAGACATCGGCAGCTCCACCTTCGGCCAGGCCATCAGCTCCGCTCCCCCAAGAATCCTCCAGGGCGCCCTGAAACTAAACTTCTAA
- a CDS encoding M16 family metallopeptidase, whose product MRIIVAAAKAVLGVAVVSFAMTVAAEKPASLKLPELKYEKFTLPNGLVVLTHEDHRLPLVAVDLWYHVGPLNEREGRTGFAHLFEHMMFEGSEHVGEKAHIKFVQGAGATDVNGTTDFDRTNYFETMPSNQLELALWLESDRMGFLLEGLDREKLTNQRDVVRNERRQGEGRPYDLAGEKVYQLLFPKGHPYYGNVIGSHADIEAARINDVREFHQQFYTPNNASIAIAGDFDPAQLKALLTKYFAPIPAGPKVDAVTSETTPTPAITEQKRATVTDTVKLDQINFAFLAPAIYSPSDAATEILSHVLGGGDASRLYQALVKNRQVAQSAYCYDRSMKLTSVFQCSITAKPGVKLADLEAAFWAEVEKLQKDGPTQAELDAARTINLTDTISGLQRLGGFGGVADTLNSYNQYTGDPGYLSKDLASYEALTIDSVKQAAVKSLNKNQAVVVECVPGKKVVDDVPRSPADTDADAKLTAPYSADFETQQNWRKEIPKPGAALTFHLPVPETFALKNGLKVYLIKDTNLPVLTATLVSRAGGEANPADKPGIADFTAAMLSEGTTTRTSTQIAEAAEALGTQVGVGASMDGTNAGVTVLTNHADAALDLLADVVQHPAFHADDLERIRKQRMVRIQQEADSVGAISQRVGLKLVYGDQPYGFTSSGTVASVEGITGDELKKFWAGHYGPGDSALVLAGDVTEKEARELAEKHFGKWTGDAKGEVGLPPAPAAPTLKVVLVDKPGSPQTALFAYGLGVSRTNKDLEAIQTMNYVLGASFASRINMNLREVHGFTYGARSTYSMYREGGPFTAGGLVKTDVTAPAAKELMLELKRIQTEPPTAVEIKAAKDANVQSIPAQFETTNATAGAMASLFLYDRPLNYFAMLPDRFRAVTPEDVERVAKSDVHPDQLIVVAVGDKSKIEAGLKELNLAPIEYVDASGNPVK is encoded by the coding sequence GTGAGGATCATTGTTGCTGCGGCTAAGGCCGTACTTGGTGTTGCTGTGGTTTCGTTTGCCATGACGGTTGCCGCGGAGAAGCCTGCTTCGCTCAAGCTGCCTGAGCTGAAGTATGAGAAGTTCACGCTGCCGAACGGTCTCGTCGTTCTGACGCATGAGGATCATCGCCTGCCGCTGGTGGCAGTGGATCTGTGGTATCACGTGGGGCCGCTGAATGAGCGGGAGGGACGGACGGGGTTCGCGCATCTGTTTGAGCACATGATGTTTGAGGGCTCGGAGCATGTGGGCGAGAAGGCGCATATCAAGTTTGTGCAGGGCGCGGGCGCGACGGATGTGAACGGGACTACGGATTTTGATCGCACCAACTACTTCGAGACGATGCCGAGCAATCAGCTTGAGCTGGCTTTGTGGCTGGAGAGCGATCGCATGGGATTTCTGCTGGAGGGGTTGGATCGAGAGAAGCTGACCAACCAGCGGGACGTGGTGCGCAATGAACGCAGGCAGGGTGAGGGTCGTCCTTATGACCTGGCCGGCGAGAAGGTCTATCAACTGCTGTTTCCCAAGGGGCATCCGTATTACGGGAATGTGATTGGGTCACATGCGGATATCGAGGCGGCGCGGATCAATGATGTGCGCGAGTTTCACCAGCAGTTTTATACGCCGAACAATGCAAGTATCGCGATTGCGGGAGACTTTGATCCGGCGCAGTTGAAGGCATTGCTGACGAAGTATTTCGCGCCGATTCCGGCGGGGCCGAAGGTCGATGCGGTGACGAGTGAGACGACTCCGACGCCGGCGATCACGGAGCAGAAGCGGGCCACGGTTACCGATACGGTGAAGCTGGACCAGATCAATTTCGCATTTTTGGCGCCGGCGATTTACTCGCCGTCGGATGCGGCAACGGAGATTTTGAGCCACGTGCTGGGCGGTGGCGACGCGAGCAGGTTGTACCAGGCGCTGGTGAAGAACCGGCAGGTTGCGCAATCGGCTTATTGCTATGACCGGTCGATGAAGCTGACTTCGGTTTTTCAATGCTCGATTACGGCCAAGCCGGGTGTGAAGCTGGCGGATCTGGAAGCGGCGTTCTGGGCTGAGGTGGAGAAGCTGCAGAAGGATGGGCCGACGCAGGCTGAGCTGGATGCGGCGCGGACGATCAATTTGACAGATACGATCTCGGGCTTGCAGCGGCTGGGTGGTTTTGGCGGTGTGGCGGATACGCTGAACAGCTACAACCAGTACACGGGCGATCCGGGATATTTGAGCAAGGACCTGGCGAGCTACGAGGCGCTGACGATCGACAGCGTGAAGCAGGCTGCGGTCAAATCTCTGAACAAGAACCAGGCTGTGGTTGTGGAGTGCGTGCCGGGGAAGAAGGTTGTGGACGATGTGCCGCGCAGCCCTGCGGACACGGATGCGGATGCGAAGCTGACTGCTCCGTATTCAGCGGATTTTGAGACGCAGCAGAATTGGCGCAAAGAGATTCCGAAGCCGGGAGCGGCGCTTACTTTCCACTTGCCGGTGCCGGAGACTTTTGCCTTGAAGAATGGGCTGAAGGTCTACCTGATCAAGGATACGAATCTGCCGGTGCTGACGGCGACGCTGGTTTCGCGCGCGGGTGGTGAGGCGAATCCTGCGGACAAGCCAGGTATTGCGGACTTTACGGCGGCGATGCTTTCGGAGGGCACGACTACGCGCACTTCGACGCAGATTGCAGAGGCTGCGGAGGCGTTGGGAACGCAGGTTGGCGTGGGCGCTTCGATGGACGGGACGAATGCCGGAGTCACGGTGTTGACCAACCATGCGGATGCGGCGCTGGATCTGCTGGCGGATGTGGTGCAGCATCCGGCGTTTCATGCGGACGACCTGGAGCGGATTCGCAAGCAAAGGATGGTGCGCATTCAACAGGAGGCGGATTCGGTCGGTGCGATTTCGCAGCGTGTCGGTCTGAAGCTGGTGTATGGCGATCAGCCTTATGGGTTTACCAGCTCGGGCACGGTGGCCAGTGTGGAAGGTATCACCGGCGATGAGTTGAAGAAGTTCTGGGCGGGGCATTATGGGCCGGGAGATTCGGCGCTGGTGCTGGCCGGGGATGTGACGGAGAAAGAGGCTCGTGAGCTTGCTGAGAAGCATTTTGGCAAGTGGACGGGCGATGCGAAGGGTGAGGTAGGTTTGCCTCCGGCTCCGGCGGCTCCGACGTTGAAGGTGGTGCTGGTGGATAAGCCGGGATCGCCGCAGACGGCGTTGTTTGCATACGGGCTGGGCGTGTCGCGGACGAACAAGGACCTGGAGGCGATCCAGACTATGAACTACGTACTGGGCGCGAGCTTTGCCAGCCGTATCAACATGAATCTGCGCGAGGTGCATGGGTTCACATATGGAGCGCGCTCGACGTATTCGATGTACCGCGAGGGTGGACCGTTTACGGCGGGCGGACTGGTGAAGACGGATGTGACTGCTCCGGCGGCAAAGGAACTGATGCTGGAGCTGAAGCGCATCCAGACAGAGCCACCGACGGCGGTGGAGATCAAGGCGGCGAAGGATGCGAATGTGCAGTCAATTCCGGCTCAGTTTGAGACGACGAATGCGACGGCGGGGGCGATGGCTTCCCTGTTTCTCTATGACCGGCCGCTGAATTACTTTGCTATGCTGCCGGATCGCTTCCGCGCGGTGACGCCTGAGGATGTGGAGCGGGTGGCGAAGTCGGATGTGCATCCGGACCAGTTGATCGTGGTGGCGGTTGGGGATAAGTCGAAGATCGAGGCCGGGCTCAAGGAGCTGAACCTGGCTCCGATCGAGTATGTGGATGCTTCGGGCAATCCTGTGAAGTAA
- a CDS encoding chitobiase/beta-hexosaminidase C-terminal domain-containing protein encodes MTTSASSLVSSFVFSLALAVFTLMAPPATLAIGPAAHPANDPAKNKIQVAKNYGNLPLSFEANQGQTDKNVKFLSRGIGYSLFLTDSAAILKLTQQNVSAPRSLHSTSTRKADSLRMELLGASNSSHASGISQLPGKVNYFIGNDPTQWQTDLPTYSKVRYTSVYPGIDLIYYGNQRQLEYDFIVAPNANPHSIRFQISGAKKLSVSADGNLQVTAANGQLSFRKPAIYQQINGHRQQVQGQFSLLAENIIGFTLGQYDHASPLIIDPVLTYSTYLGGTDGTSAGTGITVDTAGNAYITGWTQASNFPVTNGVFQPHNKGMAPPPQGTSADDLTNAFITKLDPTGTTLIYSTYVGGTGSVLPNQSLLGLGDFSYGIAVDNSGNAYIAGQTYSTDFPVTANAYQSANNGASNEESNAFITKLNSTGTALLYSTYLGGDGGGSFPGDSATAIAVDPAGDAYVTGYTLSGNFPITPGVFQAANKGTESIFVTKINPAGTALLYSTYLGGSGTISAGDSASAIAIDNSGNAFVTGSVASFDFPVTTNALQAANKVTQGNTTAFVSAINTTGTALLYSTYLGGSGFPFAGYGDSASGIAVDNSGNTYIVGQTYSTDFPITSGSYQAQNNAAGQMTSNAFVVKLNTTGTALLYSTYLGGSGTAGVGDSGTAIAVDTSGEAYVTGAANSGNFPVTPGAFQAVNNAATSNPSTNAFISKLDATGATLLYSTYLGGSYGDSASAIAVDATGNAYLTGTASSHTFPVTPGAFQTTGSSSAFVSKLALGPATTTTTLTSSANPQQSGKPVTFSAKVASAGAAIPTGTLSFSIDGEPTEPVSLDDTGAATYSTSSLTGGPHTILANYIGNSTFLASASAPLTETIQLPAVSIPIFSLVSGAYSTPQSLTITNATSGATIYYTTNGAAPSNASNLYTGPIAITATVTVKAIAVAADHTNSPVASATYTIGNSTQTFTPTFTLAPGTYTTSKTVSIYDATTNAAIYYTLDKTTPTTSSIRYSKAITVATTQTIKAIAVSTGRTNSAVATATYIIETPTATPTFTVPSGTYSTSKTVSIYDATANATIYYTLDQSTPTTSSTRYSKAITVSATQTIKAIAVSTGRTNSAVAAATYTIEAPTATPTFTIPSGTYSTSKTVSIYDATANATIYYTLDQSTPTTSSTRYSKAITVSATQTIKAIAVSTGHPNSAVATATYTIH; translated from the coding sequence ATGACGACAAGCGCTTCCTCCTTAGTCTCTTCCTTTGTTTTCTCTTTAGCTCTCGCTGTATTCACCCTCATGGCCCCGCCCGCCACACTCGCTATCGGACCAGCAGCCCACCCCGCAAACGATCCCGCGAAAAATAAAATTCAAGTCGCGAAAAACTACGGCAACCTTCCCCTCAGCTTCGAGGCCAACCAGGGCCAGACCGACAAGAACGTAAAGTTCCTTTCACGCGGAATCGGCTATTCTCTGTTCCTCACCGACTCTGCAGCCATCCTCAAATTAACGCAGCAAAACGTCTCCGCGCCCCGGAGCCTGCACTCAACTTCGACCCGCAAAGCCGACAGCCTCCGCATGGAGTTACTCGGTGCAAGTAACTCCTCACACGCATCCGGCATATCTCAATTACCCGGCAAAGTGAACTACTTCATCGGCAACGACCCAACGCAATGGCAGACCGACTTACCCACGTACTCCAAAGTCCGTTACACCAGCGTCTATCCCGGCATCGACCTCATCTACTACGGCAATCAGCGCCAGCTTGAATACGACTTCATCGTCGCTCCAAACGCCAATCCCCACTCCATCCGATTCCAGATCTCCGGCGCAAAAAAACTATCTGTATCCGCAGACGGCAATCTGCAGGTCACAGCCGCCAATGGACAACTCTCGTTTCGCAAGCCAGCAATCTATCAGCAGATAAACGGTCATAGACAACAAGTACAAGGGCAATTCTCTCTTCTCGCAGAGAACATCATCGGCTTCACCCTCGGCCAATACGATCACGCCAGCCCCTTGATCATTGACCCCGTCCTCACCTATTCCACCTATCTCGGCGGCACCGATGGCACCAGCGCCGGCACCGGCATCACAGTGGACACAGCAGGCAACGCATACATCACCGGCTGGACACAGGCCTCGAATTTCCCCGTAACCAACGGAGTATTTCAGCCGCATAACAAGGGCATGGCCCCACCTCCGCAGGGCACCAGCGCGGACGACCTCACCAATGCCTTCATCACCAAGCTCGATCCAACCGGCACAACGCTCATCTACTCCACGTATGTCGGAGGCACCGGCAGCGTACTGCCCAATCAAAGCCTTCTTGGGCTCGGAGATTTCAGCTACGGCATCGCCGTCGATAACTCCGGTAACGCCTACATTGCAGGGCAAACCTATTCGACCGACTTCCCCGTAACCGCAAATGCTTATCAATCCGCAAACAACGGAGCCAGTAACGAGGAGTCGAACGCCTTCATCACCAAGCTCAACTCGACCGGTACCGCGCTGCTCTACTCAACCTATCTCGGTGGAGACGGCGGCGGCAGTTTTCCTGGCGATTCAGCCACCGCCATCGCCGTCGATCCCGCTGGAGATGCCTACGTAACCGGCTACACGCTGTCCGGTAACTTCCCGATAACTCCCGGCGTCTTTCAAGCCGCGAACAAGGGCACAGAAAGCATCTTCGTCACCAAGATCAACCCCGCCGGTACCGCGCTACTCTACTCAACCTATCTCGGCGGCAGCGGCACCATCAGCGCAGGCGACTCCGCTTCGGCCATCGCGATTGATAACTCGGGCAACGCTTTCGTGACCGGCTCAGTCGCATCATTTGATTTCCCCGTCACCACCAACGCCCTTCAGGCAGCGAATAAAGTGACTCAAGGCAACACCACCGCCTTCGTATCCGCCATCAATACAACCGGCACCGCGCTACTCTACTCGACATATCTCGGAGGCAGCGGATTTCCCTTCGCAGGCTACGGTGACTCCGCTTCCGGTATCGCCGTAGATAACTCGGGTAACACGTACATCGTCGGACAAACCTATTCGACAGATTTCCCCATAACATCCGGCTCCTATCAAGCTCAAAACAACGCCGCTGGCCAGATGACATCCAATGCCTTTGTCGTCAAGCTCAACACAACCGGCACAGCCCTGCTGTATTCAACCTATCTCGGCGGCAGTGGAACCGCCGGTGTCGGTGATTCCGGTACAGCCATCGCAGTGGATACCTCCGGCGAAGCCTATGTCACCGGCGCAGCTAACTCGGGCAACTTCCCCGTAACTCCCGGTGCATTCCAGGCTGTAAACAACGCGGCAACATCCAACCCCAGCACAAACGCCTTTATCTCAAAACTCGATGCAACCGGCGCGACGCTGCTCTATTCCACTTATCTCGGCGGCAGCTATGGAGACTCCGCCTCTGCCATTGCTGTCGACGCCACGGGCAACGCCTATCTGACCGGTACCGCATCCTCGCATACCTTTCCCGTAACACCGGGAGCATTCCAGACAACCGGCTCTTCAAGCGCATTCGTCTCCAAACTCGCCCTCGGCCCCGCCACCACAACCACCACGCTAACCTCCAGCGCCAATCCACAGCAATCAGGCAAGCCCGTCACCTTCTCGGCTAAAGTTGCCTCTGCCGGTGCTGCAATCCCCACCGGAACTTTATCCTTCAGCATCGATGGCGAACCCACCGAACCAGTCTCATTGGACGACACCGGAGCTGCAACCTACAGCACCTCCAGCCTGACCGGCGGCCCGCACACCATCCTCGCCAACTACATCGGCAACAGCACCTTTCTAGCCAGTGCCAGCGCCCCTCTCACCGAAACCATCCAACTCCCCGCAGTCTCCATTCCCATCTTCAGCCTGGTAAGCGGAGCCTACAGCACGCCTCAATCTCTTACCATCACCAACGCCACCTCGGGCGCCACAATCTACTACACCACCAACGGCGCAGCGCCCTCCAACGCGTCCAATCTCTACACCGGCCCCATAGCAATCACCGCAACGGTCACAGTAAAAGCCATAGCCGTCGCAGCGGATCACACCAACAGTCCCGTAGCGTCAGCCACGTACACCATCGGAAATTCGACGCAGACCTTCACGCCGACATTCACCCTCGCACCCGGCACTTACACCACATCGAAAACCGTCTCCATCTACGACGCCACAACGAACGCGGCCATCTATTACACCCTCGACAAAACCACTCCCACCACCAGCTCCATCCGATACTCAAAAGCAATCACTGTCGCTACAACACAAACCATCAAGGCCATCGCAGTCTCCACAGGACGCACCAACAGCGCCGTAGCTACAGCAACCTACATCATCGAAACTCCAACAGCCACGCCGACATTCACCGTCCCATCCGGCACTTACTCCACATCGAAAACCGTCTCCATCTACGACGCCACGGCAAACGCAACTATCTACTACACCCTCGACCAATCCACTCCCACCACCAGCTCTACCCGATACTCAAAAGCAATCACCGTCTCTGCAACACAAACCATCAAGGCCATTGCAGTCTCTACAGGACGCACCAACAGCGCCGTAGCTGCAGCAACCTACACCATCGAAGCCCCAACAGCCACACCGACATTCACCATCCCATCCGGCACTTACTCCACATCGAAAACCGTCTCCATCTACGACGCCACGGCAAACGCAACTATCTACTACACCCTCGACCAATCCACTCCCACCACCAGCTCTACCCGATACTCAAAAGCAATCACCGTCTCTGCAACACAAACCATCAAGGCCATTGCAGTCTCCACAGGACACCCCAACAGCGCCGTCGCCACAGCAACCTACACCATCCACTAA